A single Streptomyces sannanensis DNA region contains:
- a CDS encoding ParA family protein: MAGSVHRESDVEEGESLRSDANIAGPMTDPVPGPRTESAGADVSRETPPPMDDTPIGRAAQLAVAALGRAGDGLPRPEQTRVMVVANQKGGVGKTTTTVNLAASLALHGARVLVIDLDPQGNASTALGIDHHAEVPSIYDVLVDSRPLSEVVQPVPDVEGLFCAPATIDLAGAEIELVSLVARESRLQRAIQAYEQPLDYILIDCPPSLGLLTVNAMVAGAEVLIPIQCEYYALEGLGQLLRNVDLVRGHLNPVLHVSTILLTMYDGRTRLASQVAEEVRTHFGDEVLRTSIPRSVRISEAPSYGQTVLTYDPGSSGALSYLEAAREIALRGAGVHYDAAHAHAGSQNSRNSMSEGIQ, from the coding sequence ATGGCAGGCTCTGTTCATCGCGAGTCTGATGTCGAGGAGGGTGAATCCTTGCGGTCCGACGCCAACATCGCGGGACCGATGACCGATCCGGTCCCCGGTCCCCGTACCGAGTCGGCGGGGGCGGATGTTTCACGTGAAACACCGCCTCCGATGGACGACACCCCCATCGGTCGTGCTGCTCAACTGGCGGTGGCTGCGCTGGGGCGTGCGGGAGACGGGCTGCCCCGGCCCGAGCAGACGCGCGTCATGGTGGTCGCCAACCAGAAGGGCGGTGTGGGCAAGACCACGACGACGGTCAACCTTGCCGCATCGCTTGCACTGCACGGGGCGCGCGTTCTGGTGATCGATCTCGATCCCCAGGGCAATGCCTCGACGGCGCTGGGAATCGACCATCATGCGGAGGTTCCCTCGATCTACGACGTCCTGGTGGACAGTCGGCCGCTTTCCGAAGTGGTTCAGCCGGTCCCGGATGTCGAGGGTCTGTTCTGTGCCCCCGCCACCATCGATCTTGCCGGTGCGGAGATCGAGTTGGTGTCGCTGGTGGCACGTGAGAGCCGGCTTCAGCGGGCGATCCAGGCGTATGAGCAGCCCCTGGACTACATCCTCATCGACTGCCCTCCCTCTCTGGGACTACTGACCGTCAATGCTATGGTCGCCGGTGCCGAGGTGCTGATCCCGATCCAGTGTGAGTACTACGCGCTGGAGGGTCTGGGGCAGCTGCTGAGGAACGTCGATCTGGTGCGGGGGCACCTCAACCCCGTGCTGCATGTGTCGACGATTCTGCTGACCATGTACGACGGCCGGACCCGGCTCGCGTCGCAGGTGGCGGAGGAGGTGCGTACGCACTTCGGTGACGAGGTGCTCAGGACAAGCATTCCGCGGTCCGTGCGTATCTCGGAGGCCCCCAGCTATGGGCAGACCGTGCTGACCTATGATCCTGGCTCCAGTGGCGCGCTCTCGTATCTTGAAGCGGCCCGTGAGATCGCCCTGCGCGGGGCTGGGGTGCATTACGACGCCGCGCACGCCCATGCGGGCAGCCAGAACAGCCGGAACAGCATGTCGGAGGGGATTCAGTGA
- the rsmG gene encoding 16S rRNA (guanine(527)-N(7))-methyltransferase RsmG — MTEAEELPQAPEQAREVFGEFFPEAVRYAELLADAGVKRGLIGPREVPRLWERHLLNCAVLSEVVPEGVTVCDVGSGAGLPGIPLALVRPDLKITLLEPLLRRTNFLQEVVELLGLDHVTVVRGRAEEMLGKLPPVHVVTARAVAPLDRLASWGVPLLRPYGEMLALKGDTAEEEITSARAALSKLGVVKTSVLHVGAGVVDPLSTVVRVEVGESPGGVRFAAKRAKAARSGRSRRRR; from the coding sequence GTGACGGAGGCAGAAGAGCTTCCCCAGGCGCCGGAGCAGGCGCGGGAGGTCTTCGGTGAGTTCTTTCCGGAGGCCGTGAGGTACGCGGAGCTCCTTGCGGATGCGGGGGTCAAGCGCGGTCTGATCGGTCCCCGTGAGGTGCCGCGCCTGTGGGAGCGGCATCTGTTGAACTGCGCTGTGCTCTCGGAGGTCGTGCCAGAGGGTGTCACGGTCTGCGATGTCGGTTCGGGCGCGGGTCTGCCGGGCATTCCGCTGGCGCTGGTGCGTCCGGATCTGAAGATCACGCTGCTGGAGCCGCTGCTGCGGCGCACGAATTTCCTTCAGGAAGTTGTCGAACTGCTGGGTCTTGACCATGTGACGGTGGTGCGGGGCCGGGCGGAGGAGATGCTCGGGAAGCTACCGCCGGTGCATGTGGTCACGGCGCGTGCCGTGGCGCCGCTGGACCGGCTGGCCAGCTGGGGCGTGCCTCTGCTGCGTCCGTACGGAGAGATGCTGGCGCTCAAGGGAGACACCGCCGAGGAGGAGATCACCAGTGCTCGGGCGGCTCTGAGCAAGCTGGGTGTGGTGAAGACCTCGGTGCTGCACGTAGGTGCGGGTGTCGTGGATCCGCTCTCGACGGTGGTGCGGGTGGAGGTCGGTGAGAGCCCCGGCGGCGTACGGTTCGCGGCGAAGAGGGCCAAGGCGGCTCGGTCGGGCCGTTCCCGGCGGCGGCGCTGA
- a CDS encoding protein jag → MTDTTSAAADGDTLTRLEQEGEIAADYLEGLLDIADLDGDIDMDVEADRASVSIISDTGSRDLQKLVGRDGEVLEALQELTRLAVHRETGDRSRLMLDIAGFRAKKRAELAELGAKAAAEVKSTGEPVKLKPMTPFERKVVHDAVAAVGLRSESEGEEPQRFVVVLPA, encoded by the coding sequence GTGACGGACACCACCTCCGCGGCCGCTGACGGCGACACCCTGACCCGCCTCGAGCAGGAGGGTGAGATTGCGGCCGACTACCTCGAGGGTCTGCTCGACATCGCCGACCTCGATGGCGACATCGACATGGATGTCGAGGCGGACCGTGCTTCGGTGTCGATCATCAGCGACACGGGCAGCCGTGATCTGCAGAAGCTCGTGGGCCGTGACGGTGAGGTGCTGGAGGCTCTGCAGGAGCTGACGCGGCTCGCCGTGCACCGGGAGACCGGGGACCGCAGCCGGCTGATGCTGGACATCGCGGGGTTCCGCGCGAAGAAGCGTGCGGAGCTTGCCGAGCTGGGTGCGAAGGCGGCAGCCGAGGTGAAGAGCACCGGTGAGCCGGTGAAGCTGAAGCCGATGACGCCGTTCGAGCGCAAGGTCGTGCACGATGCTGTCGCAGCCGTCGGGCTGCGCAGTGAGTCCGAGGGCGAGGAGCCGCAGCGCTTCGTTGTGGTTCTCCCGGCCTGA
- the yidC gene encoding membrane protein insertase YidC: protein MDSVASIFSFITTPVSWVIVQFHTLYGAIFGPDTGWAWGLSIVSLVVLIRICLIPLFVKQIKATRNMQALQPKMKAIQERYKSDKQRQSEEMMKLYKETGTNPLSSCLPILAQSPFFFALYTVLNDIARDQTVGVIDQSLLDSARKAEIFGAPIPAKFMDSAETVQALGATLTDVRVVTVIMIVLMSFSQFYTQRQLMTKNVDLTVKTPFMQQQKMLMYVFPIMFAGFGVNFPVGVLLYWLTTNVWTMGQQMYVIRRNPTPGSLAYKQRQEKLRAQGKIKEAPEEIEARQAAEAARAARQQPKRQTKAQRQAAGAADAKTSLEKQDEPQDAKPAEADKPASGSARQAKSGQRKGQQRPKHPSKK, encoded by the coding sequence GTGGACTCGGTTGCCAGTATCTTCAGCTTTATCACCACACCCGTCTCCTGGGTCATCGTCCAGTTCCACACGCTGTACGGCGCGATCTTCGGGCCCGACACGGGCTGGGCCTGGGGGCTGTCCATCGTGTCCCTGGTGGTGCTGATCCGGATCTGTCTGATCCCGCTCTTCGTGAAGCAGATCAAGGCGACCCGGAACATGCAGGCGCTCCAGCCGAAGATGAAGGCGATCCAGGAGCGCTACAAGAGCGACAAGCAGCGTCAGTCCGAAGAGATGATGAAGCTGTACAAGGAGACGGGCACGAACCCGCTCTCCTCGTGCCTTCCCATCCTGGCGCAGTCGCCGTTCTTCTTCGCCCTCTACACGGTGCTGAATGACATCGCGCGGGATCAGACCGTCGGCGTCATCGACCAGTCGCTTCTGGACAGTGCCCGTAAGGCGGAGATCTTCGGTGCTCCGATTCCGGCGAAGTTCATGGACAGCGCCGAGACGGTGCAGGCGCTGGGCGCGACGCTGACGGATGTCCGCGTCGTCACGGTCATCATGATCGTGCTGATGTCGTTCTCGCAGTTCTACACGCAGCGCCAGCTGATGACGAAGAACGTCGACCTGACGGTGAAGACGCCGTTCATGCAGCAGCAGAAGATGCTGATGTACGTCTTCCCGATCATGTTCGCCGGCTTCGGTGTCAACTTCCCGGTCGGTGTCCTCCTCTACTGGCTGACCACCAACGTGTGGACCATGGGCCAGCAGATGTACGTGATCCGCCGGAACCCCACCCCGGGCAGCCTCGCGTACAAGCAGCGGCAGGAGAAGCTGCGCGCCCAGGGCAAGATCAAGGAAGCCCCGGAGGAGATCGAGGCGCGTCAGGCGGCCGAGGCCGCCCGTGCCGCGCGTCAGCAGCCCAAGCGTCAGACCAAGGCGCAGCGTCAGGCGGCCGGTGCTGCAGATGCGAAGACCTCGCTGGAGAAGCAGGACGAGCCGCAGGACGCCAAGCCCGCAGAAGCAGACAAGCCCGCTTCCGGCTCCGCACGCCAAGCCAAGTCCGGACAGCGCAAGGGTCAGCAGCGGCCCAAGCACCCGTCCAAGAAGTAA
- the yidD gene encoding membrane protein insertion efficiency factor YidD yields MKYPLLALIKLYQWTISPLLGPVCRYYPSCSHYGYTAIDRHGAVKGTALTAWRILRCNPWSPGGVDHVPPRKRPRWHEMLRNAWRDRRGGNSATSAETSPNAQGA; encoded by the coding sequence GTGAAATACCCACTGCTGGCTTTGATCAAGTTGTACCAGTGGACGATCAGTCCCTTGCTCGGACCTGTCTGCAGGTACTACCCGTCGTGTTCCCACTACGGATATACGGCCATCGATCGGCATGGCGCGGTGAAGGGTACGGCCCTGACCGCCTGGCGCATTCTGCGGTGCAATCCGTGGTCGCCGGGCGGTGTGGACCATGTTCCGCCGCGCAAGCGCCCGCGTTGGCACGAAATGCTGCGCAACGCGTGGCGTGACCGCAGGGGCGGGAACTCCGCCACTTCAGCAGAGACCTCGCCCAATGCTCAAGGAGCCTGA
- the rnpA gene encoding ribonuclease P protein component, with the protein MLPSENRLRRREDFATAVRRGRRAGRPLLVVHLRSGTTDPHALGESVPPTRAGFVVSKAVGGSVVRNAVKRRLRHLVRDRLSQLPPGSLVVVRALPGAGDAEQAQLARDLDAALERLLGGGSR; encoded by the coding sequence GTGCTGCCTTCCGAGAATCGGCTGAGGCGGCGCGAGGACTTCGCGACCGCGGTACGCCGAGGACGCCGGGCCGGGCGCCCGCTTCTCGTCGTTCATCTACGCAGCGGTACAACGGACCCGCACGCGCTTGGGGAGAGCGTTCCCCCGACGCGTGCGGGTTTCGTCGTGAGCAAGGCCGTGGGTGGATCGGTTGTCCGCAACGCGGTGAAGCGCAGGCTGCGCCATCTGGTGCGCGATCGGCTGTCACAGCTGCCCCCCGGTAGCCTTGTGGTCGTACGGGCGCTGCCCGGAGCGGGCGACGCCGAGCAGGCACAGCTGGCCCGAGACCTGGACGCCGCTCTGGAGCGGCTGCTGGGAGGGGGTTCGCGGTGA
- the rpmH gene encoding 50S ribosomal protein L34 has translation MSKRTFQPNNRRRAKTHGFRLRMRTRAGRAILASRRSKGRASLSA, from the coding sequence GTGAGCAAGCGCACCTTCCAGCCGAACAACCGTCGTCGCGCGAAGACCCACGGCTTCCGGCTGCGTATGCGCACCCGTGCCGGCCGCGCGATTCTTGCGTCCCGCCGCAGCAAGGGTCGCGCCAGCCTGTCCGCCTGA
- the dnaA gene encoding chromosomal replication initiator protein DnaA, which translates to MADVPADLAAVWPRVLEHLLGEGQPGIEPKDKQWIERCQPLALVADTALLAVPNEWGKRVLEGRLAPLISDTLSRECGRPIRIAITVDDSAAGPVGPPAPQAQPTHPQHLQHPQHPPRYPDDGYGHRPAGDDGLPAVRPAYPEYQQRPEPGAWPRTQDDLSWQQPRLGGFQERDPYATPRPSQPQHDYRPQQGGEHSAYDPSQYDTPAYETQYDQPLPERRDLPEPQAPLRGGVPGGPAGPGSSPSAQSAAAAGGGQVEPHARLNPKYLFDTFVIGASNRFAHAAAVAVAEAPAKAYNPLFIYGESGLGKTHLLHAIGHYARSLYPGTRVRYVSSEEFTNEFINSIRDGKGDAFRKRYRDVDILLVDDIQFLASKESTQEEFFHTFNTLHNANKQIVLSSDRPPKQLVTLEDRLRNRFEWGLTTDVQPPELETRIAILRKKAVQEQLNAPPEVLEFIASRISRNIRELEGALIRVTAFASLNRQPVDLGLTEIVLKDLIPGGEDSAPEITATAIMAATADYFGLTVEDLCGSSRSRVLVTARQIAMYLCRELTDLSLPKIGAQFGGRDHTTVMHADRKIRALMAERRSIYNQVTELTNRIKNG; encoded by the coding sequence GTGGCTGACGTACCTGCCGATCTTGCCGCAGTGTGGCCGCGAGTGCTGGAGCACCTCCTCGGCGAGGGGCAGCCGGGCATCGAGCCCAAGGACAAGCAGTGGATCGAGCGCTGCCAGCCGCTGGCACTCGTCGCCGACACCGCGCTTCTCGCCGTGCCCAACGAATGGGGAAAGCGCGTCCTCGAGGGCAGGCTCGCCCCGCTCATCAGCGACACGCTGAGCCGTGAGTGCGGCCGGCCGATCCGTATCGCCATCACCGTCGACGACTCCGCCGCCGGACCCGTCGGCCCGCCGGCCCCCCAGGCCCAGCCGACGCACCCCCAGCACCTCCAGCACCCCCAGCACCCCCCGCGCTACCCGGACGACGGCTACGGACACCGGCCGGCCGGCGACGACGGTCTGCCGGCCGTACGCCCGGCCTACCCCGAGTACCAGCAGCGCCCCGAACCCGGCGCCTGGCCGCGTACCCAGGACGACCTCTCCTGGCAGCAGCCCCGCCTGGGCGGCTTCCAGGAGCGCGATCCGTATGCCACACCGCGCCCGTCGCAGCCGCAGCACGACTACCGGCCGCAGCAGGGTGGCGAGCACTCCGCGTACGACCCGTCGCAGTACGACACCCCTGCTTACGAGACCCAGTACGACCAGCCGCTCCCGGAGCGCCGCGACCTGCCCGAGCCGCAGGCCCCGCTCCGCGGCGGCGTCCCGGGCGGCCCCGCCGGACCCGGTTCCTCTCCGTCCGCGCAGTCCGCAGCGGCGGCCGGCGGCGGACAGGTGGAGCCGCATGCCCGCCTGAACCCGAAGTACCTGTTCGACACCTTCGTCATCGGGGCGTCCAACCGGTTCGCGCACGCCGCGGCGGTCGCGGTGGCCGAGGCACCTGCCAAGGCGTACAACCCTCTCTTCATCTACGGGGAGTCGGGCCTCGGCAAGACGCATCTGCTGCATGCCATCGGGCACTACGCGCGGAGCCTCTACCCGGGCACCCGGGTGCGCTATGTGAGCTCCGAGGAGTTCACCAACGAGTTCATCAACTCGATCCGCGACGGCAAGGGCGACGCTTTCCGCAAGCGCTACCGCGATGTGGACATCCTGCTGGTCGACGACATCCAGTTCCTCGCGAGCAAGGAGTCGACGCAGGAGGAGTTCTTCCACACCTTCAACACCCTCCACAACGCCAACAAGCAGATCGTGCTGTCCTCCGACCGGCCGCCCAAGCAGCTGGTGACCCTGGAGGACCGGCTGCGCAACCGCTTCGAGTGGGGCCTGACGACCGATGTGCAGCCGCCGGAGCTGGAGACGCGCATCGCGATCCTCCGTAAGAAGGCGGTGCAGGAGCAGCTCAATGCCCCGCCGGAGGTGCTGGAGTTCATCGCCTCCCGGATCTCGCGCAACATCCGCGAGCTGGAGGGCGCGCTGATCCGGGTCACGGCCTTCGCATCGCTGAACCGGCAACCGGTGGACCTCGGCCTCACCGAGATCGTGCTGAAGGACCTGATCCCCGGGGGCGAGGACTCGGCCCCCGAGATCACCGCAACCGCCATCATGGCGGCCACCGCCGACTACTTCGGGCTGACGGTGGAGGATCTGTGCGGCTCGTCGCGCAGCCGGGTTCTGGTGACTGCCCGGCAGATCGCCATGTATCTGTGCCGCGAGCTGACGGATCTCTCGCTGCCGAAGATCGGGGCGCAGTTCGGCGGCCGCGACCATACGACGGTGATGCACGCGGACCGGAAGATCCGTGCGCTGATGGCGGAGCGCCGCTCGATCTACAACCAGGTCACGGAGCTCACCAACCGCATCAAGAACGGCTGA
- the dnaN gene encoding DNA polymerase III subunit beta — MKIRVERDVLAEAVAWAARSLPARPPVPVLAGLLLKAEDGALSLSGFDYEVSARVSVEADVEEDGTVLVSGRLLADICRALPNRPVEISTDGVRVTVVCGSSRFTLHTLPVEEYPSLPQMPGATGTVPGDVFASAVAQVAIAAGRDDTLPVLTGVRIEIEGDTVTLASTDRYRFAVREFLWKPESPDASAVALVPAKTLLDTAKSLTSGDTVTLALSGSGAGEGLIGFEGAGRRTTTRLLEGDLPKYRTLFPTEFNSVAVIETAPFVEAVKRVSLVAERNTPVRLTFEQGVLILEAGSSDDAQAVERVDAQLDGDDISIAFNPTFLLDGLSAIDSPVAQLSFTTSTKPALLSGKPAVDAEADDAYKYLIMPVRLSG, encoded by the coding sequence GTGAAGATCCGGGTGGAGCGCGATGTACTCGCGGAGGCAGTGGCCTGGGCGGCCCGCAGCCTCCCGGCCCGTCCGCCGGTGCCCGTTCTCGCGGGCCTTCTGCTGAAGGCCGAGGACGGCGCACTGAGCCTCTCGGGCTTCGACTACGAGGTCTCGGCGCGGGTCTCGGTGGAGGCGGACGTGGAGGAGGACGGCACCGTCCTCGTCTCCGGCCGGCTGCTCGCCGACATCTGCCGGGCTCTCCCCAACCGCCCGGTCGAGATCTCCACAGACGGTGTACGGGTGACCGTCGTCTGCGGCTCCTCGCGATTCACACTCCACACCCTTCCTGTGGAGGAGTACCCGTCGCTGCCGCAGATGCCGGGCGCCACCGGCACCGTCCCCGGTGACGTCTTCGCCTCAGCCGTGGCCCAGGTGGCCATCGCCGCCGGCCGCGACGACACGCTCCCGGTGCTCACGGGTGTGCGGATCGAGATCGAGGGCGACACCGTCACGCTGGCCTCCACCGACCGCTACCGCTTCGCGGTCCGTGAGTTCCTGTGGAAGCCGGAGTCCCCGGACGCCTCCGCGGTCGCCCTGGTGCCCGCCAAGACGCTGCTGGACACCGCCAAGTCGCTGACCAGTGGCGACACGGTCACGCTGGCGCTGTCGGGCTCGGGCGCGGGCGAGGGCCTGATCGGTTTCGAGGGCGCCGGCCGCCGTACGACCACGCGGCTGCTGGAAGGCGACCTGCCGAAGTACCGCACGCTCTTCCCCACCGAGTTCAACTCGGTCGCGGTGATCGAGACCGCCCCGTTCGTCGAGGCCGTCAAGCGTGTGTCGCTGGTCGCCGAGCGCAACACCCCGGTGCGGCTCACCTTCGAGCAGGGCGTGCTGATCCTGGAGGCCGGTTCCAGCGACGACGCACAGGCTGTGGAGCGTGTGGACGCCCAGCTGGACGGCGACGACATCTCGATCGCGTTCAACCCGACCTTCCTGCTGGACGGGCTCAGCGCCATCGACTCCCCGGTCGCCCAGCTGTCCTTCACCACCTCCACCAAGCCCGCGCTGCTCAGCGGCAAGCCCGCGGTGGACGCGGAGGCGGACGACGCCTACAAGTACCTGATCATGCCGGTGCGTCTGAGCGGCTGA
- the recF gene encoding DNA replication/repair protein RecF (All proteins in this family for which functions are known are DNA-binding proteins that assist the filamentation of RecA onto DNA for the initiation of recombination or recombinational repair.): MHLTHLSLADFRSYARVEVPLDPGVTAFVGANGEGKTNLVEAVGYLATLGSHRVSSDAPLVRMGADRAVIRAAVTQGERSQLVELELNPGRANRARVNRSSQVRPRDVLGIVRTVLFAPEDLALVKGDPGERRRFLDELITARAPRMAGVRSDYDRVLKQRNTLLKSAAMARRHGGRSLDLSTLDVWDQHLARAGAELLAQRLDLIAILQPLADKAYEQLAPGGGPVGLEYRSSAPGDGQTREELYEQLMQALAEVRRQEIERGVTLVGPHRDELLLNLGRLPAKGYASHGESWSFALALRLASYDLLRAEGNEPVLVLDDVFAELDARRRERLAELVAVGEQVLVTAAVDDDVPGVLAGARYAVSGGVVERV, translated from the coding sequence ATGCATCTGACGCATTTGTCGCTGGCCGACTTCCGCTCGTACGCCCGGGTCGAGGTCCCGCTCGACCCGGGCGTCACCGCTTTCGTGGGCGCGAACGGCGAGGGCAAGACGAATCTGGTCGAGGCGGTCGGCTATCTGGCGACGCTGGGCAGCCACCGGGTCTCATCGGACGCGCCGCTCGTGCGGATGGGGGCCGACCGGGCGGTGATCAGGGCCGCGGTGACGCAGGGCGAGCGGTCCCAGCTGGTCGAGCTCGAGCTGAATCCGGGCCGGGCCAATCGCGCTCGTGTCAACAGGTCGTCGCAGGTCAGGCCGCGGGATGTACTGGGGATCGTACGGACCGTGCTGTTCGCCCCGGAGGATCTGGCTCTGGTGAAGGGCGATCCCGGGGAGCGTCGCCGCTTCCTGGACGAGCTGATCACGGCGCGGGCGCCGCGCATGGCGGGGGTACGGTCCGATTACGACCGGGTGCTCAAGCAGCGCAACACGTTGCTGAAGTCGGCGGCGATGGCCCGCCGGCACGGTGGCCGTTCGCTGGACCTGTCCACCCTCGATGTGTGGGACCAGCATCTGGCGCGGGCCGGTGCCGAGCTGCTGGCCCAGCGGCTGGATCTGATCGCGATTCTGCAGCCGCTGGCGGACAAGGCGTACGAGCAGTTGGCGCCGGGCGGCGGCCCGGTGGGTCTCGAGTACCGGTCGTCGGCGCCGGGTGACGGGCAGACGCGCGAGGAGCTGTACGAGCAGCTGATGCAGGCGCTCGCGGAGGTGCGCAGGCAGGAGATCGAGCGGGGTGTGACGCTGGTCGGTCCGCACCGTGACGAGCTGCTGCTGAATCTGGGGCGGCTGCCGGCGAAGGGCTATGCGAGCCATGGCGAGTCGTGGTCGTTCGCGCTGGCGTTGCGTCTTGCCTCGTACGACCTGCTGCGCGCGGAGGGCAATGAGCCGGTGCTGGTGCTGGACGATGTGTTCGCCGAGCTGGACGCTCGGCGCCGGGAGCGGCTGGCGGAGCTGGTGGCCGTGGGTGAGCAGGTGCTGGTGACGGCGGCTGTGGACGATGACGTTCCGGGGGTGCTGGCGGGGGCGCGGTACGCGGTGTCCGGTGGTGTGGTGGAGCGGGTATGA
- a CDS encoding DUF721 domain-containing protein, which translates to MSADEIPDRPKVTPELSGVDLARVALRAAKEQAKARGAAAQQRKQARRGGGLRSGARADGRDPLPLGAAINRLISERGWETPAAVGGVMGRWPQIVGEDLAKHCVPQRYDEDDRVLTVQCDSTAWATQLRLLAPRLVARLNEDLGQGSVKVIKVLGPGGPQRRYGPLRAPGSTGPGDTYG; encoded by the coding sequence ATGAGCGCGGACGAGATTCCCGACCGCCCGAAGGTAACGCCCGAATTGTCCGGGGTTGATCTGGCTCGGGTGGCGTTGCGTGCGGCCAAGGAGCAGGCGAAGGCGCGTGGTGCGGCAGCCCAGCAGCGCAAGCAGGCCAGGCGCGGCGGGGGGCTGCGCTCGGGGGCGCGGGCGGACGGCCGTGATCCGTTGCCGCTGGGTGCTGCGATCAATCGGCTGATCTCGGAGCGCGGCTGGGAGACTCCGGCCGCGGTGGGCGGGGTGATGGGCCGCTGGCCACAGATCGTGGGCGAGGACCTGGCGAAGCACTGTGTGCCTCAGCGGTACGACGAGGACGACCGGGTGCTGACGGTGCAGTGCGATTCGACGGCGTGGGCGACGCAGTTGCGGTTGCTGGCGCCGCGGCTGGTGGCCCGGCTGAACGAGGATCTGGGCCAGGGCTCGGTGAAGGTGATCAAGGTGCTGGGTCCGGGGGGTCCGCAGCGCCGGTACGGGCCGCTGCGGGCACCGGGGAGCACGGGGCCTGGAGACACCTACGGATGA